One genomic region from Prunus persica cultivar Lovell chromosome G3, Prunus_persica_NCBIv2, whole genome shotgun sequence encodes:
- the LOC109947888 gene encoding uncharacterized protein LOC109947888 — MVYRARTRTPLSCLFIFLFSFFFSFHFSHLSLTIFCYFLFPSSSSSLLLSQSLSFFLLLPPPLPFLLFFFFSLSVTNPDRATSQVTKHHHDFSKIARIVNPKEKNKKQGGVIVWLCGSIHSKLLLEAKEEATSRSCIQMFVMHASMAIGMLMSISVSCQIARIVNPKEKSFRNKLQVRRKRLYTIPNGTKAKRSRYQLLARRQWTMHKAIEDLVPKGHN, encoded by the exons atgGTCTATAGAGCACGAACACGCACACCTCTCTCTTGTCttttcatctttctcttttccttttttttttcttttcatttctccCATCTCTCCCTtactattttttgttattttctttttccttcttcttcatcctccCTGCTTCTgtctcaatctctctctttttttcttcttcttcctcccccccttccttttcttctgttcttttttttttccctttccgTAACCAACCCAGACCGAGCCACCTCTCAAGTAACAAAACACCACCACGATTTCTCTAAA ATTGCAAGAATAGTGAACCCcaaggagaagaataagaAACAAG GAGGCGTGATCGTCTGGCTATGTGGATCAATACATTCTAAGTTGTTGTTGGAAGCAAAAGAGGAAGCTACATCAAGATCTTGCATTCAAATGTTTGTGATGCATGCATCCATGGCAATTGGCATGCTCATGTCGATTTCAGTTTCATGTC AGATTGCAAGAATAGTGAACCCCAAGGAGAAGTCTTTTAGAAACAAGCTCCAA GTGAGAAGGAAGAGATTGTACACAATTCCAAATGGAACTAAGGCTAAGAGGTCAAGGTACCAGCTCTTAGCCAGAAGGCAATGGACTATGCACAAGGCAATTGAGGACCTAGTTCCCAAGGGGCACAACTGA
- the LOC18783928 gene encoding E3 ubiquitin-protein ligase SPL2, giving the protein MSSHEQALISLVSQLALSFDGAILGVALAYAAVRTVLKLNSVSSALRKLHNAPSVQVSDLRSILSLDHSDESQPSDAKLVVVRGTVEAKSAVDGNWNILNSGVLVSQGTKERAVVLQRTQTCVYNEWKGFVGWPSDLRAIFSRSWRERESKVFRTVPFILAEGGRRPISEFVAVDMDGSRHPLPLTTVYHHLHPVNPSPYTFLEALFGHRYPVGLLDEEKILPLGKEISAVGLCSVKDGVLEIKSCKDFPYFLSEMSKDQMVVDLTSRTKVLFWSGIFLGSVSIGVLAYAVSRNWNRWKVWRQQRELQRSIRASNAEAQIQEEEEEEDAGDVPDGQLCVICLMRRRRSAFIPCGHLVCCQLCSISIERDVAPKCPVCRQQIRTSVRIYDS; this is encoded by the exons ATGTCATCGCACGAGCAAGCCCTAATCTCCCTGGTTTCCCAACTCGCCCTCTCCTTCGACGGCGCCATTTTGGGCGTAGCCCTAGCGTACGCCGCCGTGCGCACCGTCCTCAAGCTCAACTCGGTCTCCTCGGCCCTTCGAAAACTCCATAACGCTCCCTCTGTCCAAGTCTCCGATCTCCGTTCAATCCTCTCCCTCGATCACTCCGACGAATCGCAGCCGTCCGATGCAAAGCTCGTCGTTGTACGCGGCACCGTCGAAGCCAAATCCGCCGTCGACGGCAACTGGAACATCCTCAACTCGGGCGTGCTCGTCTCCCAGGGTACAAAGGAAAGAGCCGTGGTTCTTCAGAGAACTCAAACG TGCGTTTATAATGAGTGGAAAGGTTTCGTGGGATGGCCGTCGGATTTGAGAGCTATATTCTCTCGGTCTTGGAGGGAGCGAGAATCGAAGGTTTTCAGAACGGTTCCGTTCATTCTTGCTGAAGGTGGCCGAAGGCCGATTTCGGAGTTTGTTGCTGTGGATATGGATGGATCGAGGCATCCCCTACCTCTTACTACAGTTTATCATCATCTGCATCCTGTTAATCCTTCTCCGTACACATTCCTGGAGGCACTTTTTGGCCATCGGTACCCG GTTGGTTTgctagatgaagagaagattCTTCCATTGGGAAAGGAAATTAGTGCTGTTGGTCTCTGCAGTGTTAAAGACGGAGTACTGGAAATCAAGTCTTGCAAAGATTTTCCCTATTTTCT CTCTGAGATGTCTAAGGATCAGATGGTTGTAGATCTTACATCACGCACAAAAGTACTATTCTGGAGTGGGATTTTTCTTGGTTCAGTGTCAATTGGAGTCCTTGCCTATGCTGTTTCCAG GAATTGGAATAGATGGAAAGTGTGGAGGCAGCAAAGGGAGTTACAGCGATCAATCCGTGCCAGCAATGCTGAAGCCCAAAttcaagaggaagaagaagaagaggatgcAGGAGATGTTCCAGATGGACAGTTGTGTGTCATATGTCTGATGAGGAGAAGGCGATCAGCATTCATTCCATGCGGGCATCTAGTTTGTTGCCAACTCTGCAGCATATCAATCGAACGGGATGTAGCACCAAAGTGCCCTGTTTGTCGCCAGCAAATACGCACTTCAGTCCGGATATATGATTCTTAA